Proteins encoded together in one Rhizobacter sp. J219 window:
- a CDS encoding M14 family metallopeptidase, whose protein sequence is MPQPPAQRFDSFYPYDALTQLLFDYATAYPALVQVDSIGKSHEGRDIWVVTVTNRHTGDADDKPGFWVDGNIHAAELTASTAVMYYLQQLVQGFDTDREIAHLLDTRTVYLCPRLNPDGAELALAERPRHIRSSTRRYPFDDEPVDGLTMEDIDGDGRILFMRQRDPHGPYKKCAQDPRLMVPREPGEFGGEYYRLMPEGLLKNYDGLTVTVNKDIEGLDLNRNFPAGWRQEHEQVGAGPYPTSEPEVRAMVEFILRHPNIGAGISYHTHSGVILRPPGTHGDDDMTPEDLWAYKRFSAIGEKLTGYPAISIWHDFKYHPKEVITGTQDWLYEHLGALFWVVELWAPNREAGITDYKWIDWYREHPVEDDLKLLKWSDEQCGGLAHVDWKPFQHPQLGAVEIGGWDKMNYWRNPPPHLREREVARFPKWMTQVALSLPKLEVLRTEVRALGPDTWRVRFAVCNSGWLPAYVTKRAIERKVVRGVVFEIHLPAGDPAVSLVSGQERLEGPQLEGHAPPSSLQAFLPHREVTADRAVGEWVVRAPKGTRLALSARADRAGAVRAEVSLD, encoded by the coding sequence ATGCCCCAGCCGCCCGCCCAACGCTTCGACAGCTTCTACCCCTACGACGCGCTGACGCAGCTGCTGTTCGACTACGCCACGGCCTACCCGGCGCTGGTGCAGGTCGACAGCATCGGCAAGAGCCACGAAGGCCGTGACATCTGGGTGGTGACGGTCACCAACCGCCACACCGGCGACGCCGACGACAAGCCCGGCTTCTGGGTCGACGGCAACATCCACGCGGCGGAGCTGACGGCGAGCACCGCGGTGATGTACTACCTGCAGCAACTGGTGCAGGGCTTCGACACCGACCGCGAGATCGCCCACCTGCTCGACACCCGCACGGTCTACCTCTGCCCGCGCCTGAACCCCGACGGCGCCGAGCTGGCGCTGGCCGAACGGCCGCGGCACATCCGATCGTCGACGCGCCGCTACCCGTTCGACGACGAGCCGGTCGACGGCCTGACGATGGAAGACATCGACGGCGACGGGCGCATCCTCTTCATGCGCCAGCGCGACCCGCACGGCCCCTACAAGAAGTGCGCGCAGGACCCGCGGCTGATGGTGCCGCGCGAGCCGGGCGAGTTCGGCGGCGAGTACTACCGGCTGATGCCCGAAGGGCTGCTGAAGAACTACGACGGCCTCACGGTCACGGTCAACAAGGACATCGAAGGCCTGGACCTCAACCGCAATTTCCCCGCCGGCTGGCGGCAGGAGCACGAACAGGTGGGCGCCGGACCCTACCCGACCAGCGAGCCCGAGGTGCGGGCGATGGTCGAGTTCATCCTGCGGCACCCCAACATCGGCGCGGGCATCAGCTACCACACGCACAGCGGGGTGATCCTGCGCCCGCCGGGCACGCACGGCGACGACGACATGACGCCCGAGGACCTGTGGGCCTACAAGCGTTTCAGCGCCATCGGCGAGAAGCTCACCGGCTACCCCGCCATCAGCATCTGGCACGACTTCAAGTACCACCCGAAGGAAGTCATCACCGGCACGCAGGACTGGCTCTACGAGCACCTGGGCGCGCTCTTCTGGGTGGTGGAGCTGTGGGCGCCCAACCGCGAGGCCGGCATCACCGACTACAAGTGGATCGACTGGTACCGCGAGCACCCGGTGGAAGACGACCTCAAGCTCCTGAAGTGGAGCGACGAGCAATGCGGGGGCCTGGCGCACGTGGACTGGAAGCCCTTCCAGCACCCGCAGCTGGGGGCGGTCGAGATCGGCGGCTGGGACAAGATGAATTACTGGCGCAACCCGCCGCCGCACCTGCGCGAGCGCGAGGTGGCGCGTTTCCCGAAGTGGATGACGCAGGTCGCGCTGTCGTTGCCCAAACTCGAAGTGCTGCGCACCGAAGTCCGCGCCCTCGGGCCCGACACCTGGCGCGTGCGCTTCGCGGTGTGCAACAGCGGCTGGCTGCCGGCCTACGTGACCAAGCGGGCGATCGAGCGCAAGGTGGTGCGCGGGGTGGTGTTCGAGATCCACCTGCCGGCGGGCGACCCGGCGGTGTCGCTGGTGAGCGGGCAGGAGCGCCTGGAAGGCCCGCAGCTGGAAGGGCATGCGCCGCCGAGCTCGTTGCAGGCCTTCCTGCCGCACCGCGAGGTGACGGCCGATCGTGCCGTGGGCGAGTGGGTGGTGCGGGCGCCGAAGGGCACGCGGCTGGCCTTGAGTGCGCGTGCCGATCGTGCCGGTGCGGTGCGCGCGGAAGTGTCGCTGGACTGA
- a CDS encoding nuclear transport factor 2 family protein has translation MNTTQTADNTRVARRFIERFNDNDIAGVLDLFADDICYRLMGKPDRLPTAGPKDKAQIAEVFERMNARLNGGLRMWVKNTIAERDQVAMEVESRGELKNGRGYNNEYHMLLTLRDGKIVDLKEYYDTFHVWDTWFRRDEPTDMESR, from the coding sequence ATGAACACCACCCAGACTGCAGACAACACCCGTGTCGCCCGCCGCTTCATCGAGCGCTTCAACGACAACGACATCGCAGGCGTGCTTGACCTTTTCGCCGACGACATCTGCTACCGCCTGATGGGCAAGCCCGACCGGCTGCCCACGGCGGGCCCGAAGGACAAGGCGCAGATCGCCGAGGTCTTCGAGCGCATGAACGCGCGCCTGAACGGCGGCCTGCGCATGTGGGTCAAGAACACCATCGCCGAACGCGACCAGGTGGCGATGGAAGTCGAATCGCGCGGCGAGCTGAAGAACGGCCGCGGCTACAACAACGAGTACCACATGCTCCTCACGCTGCGCGACGGCAAGATCGTCGACCTGAAGGAGTACTACGACACCTTCCACGTGTGGGACACCTGGTTCCGCCGCGACGAACCCACGGATATGGAAAGCCGCTGA
- a CDS encoding MerR family transcriptional regulator, with the protein MPQKPGTLKIGELSRRTQRSVHTIRWYEAQGLMPGVQRDGAGRRLYQEEHVAWLDLMERLRCTGMTISEMRRYAALVKQGKTSIAERHALFAAHRERVLATIEDWKLGLALLDRKIDYYGEWLSTGRRPVVGPYEVTPPLARRPRTPSARPAQTAARSRRR; encoded by the coding sequence ATGCCCCAGAAGCCCGGCACCCTGAAGATCGGCGAGCTGTCGCGACGCACCCAGCGCAGCGTGCACACCATCCGCTGGTACGAGGCCCAGGGCCTGATGCCGGGCGTGCAGCGCGACGGCGCCGGCCGCCGGCTTTACCAGGAAGAGCACGTGGCCTGGCTCGACCTGATGGAGAGGCTGCGCTGCACCGGCATGACGATCAGCGAGATGCGGCGCTACGCCGCGCTCGTGAAACAGGGCAAGACCAGCATCGCCGAGCGGCATGCGCTCTTCGCGGCGCACCGCGAGCGGGTGTTGGCGACCATCGAAGACTGGAAACTCGGCCTTGCGCTGCTCGATCGCAAGATCGACTACTACGGCGAGTGGCTGTCCACTGGGCGCCGCCCCGTGGTCGGGCCCTATGAGGTCACACCGCCACTGGCGCGCCGTCCACGAACACCTTCAGCTCGCCCGGCGCAAACGGCTGCCAGGTCTCGTCGGCGGTGA
- a CDS encoding class II glutamine amidotransferase, which yields MCQLLGMNANTPTDLVFSFTGFSKRAEEHKDGFGIAFFEDAGVRLFVDAQSAALSPVAEMVRRYPIRSANVIAHIRKATQGRVALQNTHPYQRELWGRYWAFAHNGDLKGYAPTLHGAFRPVGDTDSERAFCWLMQELAKAHAGVPTIAELTHTLGELVPRIAAHGTFNFMLSNGQALWAHCSTKLHYIVRQHPFRAARLQDEDMSVDFADVTTPHDRVAVVVTEPLTADETWQPFAPGELKVFVDGAPVAV from the coding sequence ATGTGCCAGCTCCTGGGCATGAACGCCAACACCCCCACCGACCTGGTGTTCAGCTTCACCGGTTTTTCGAAACGCGCCGAGGAGCACAAGGACGGCTTCGGCATCGCCTTCTTCGAAGACGCCGGCGTGCGCCTCTTCGTCGACGCGCAGAGCGCCGCACTGTCGCCGGTGGCCGAGATGGTGCGGCGCTACCCGATCCGCAGCGCCAACGTCATCGCCCACATCCGCAAGGCCACGCAGGGCCGCGTGGCGCTGCAGAACACCCACCCCTACCAGCGCGAGCTGTGGGGGCGCTACTGGGCGTTTGCGCACAACGGCGACCTGAAGGGCTACGCGCCCACGCTGCACGGCGCCTTCCGCCCGGTGGGTGACACCGACAGCGAGCGTGCCTTCTGCTGGTTGATGCAGGAGCTGGCCAAGGCGCATGCCGGCGTGCCGACCATCGCCGAGCTGACGCACACGCTGGGCGAGCTGGTGCCACGCATCGCCGCGCACGGCACCTTCAACTTCATGCTGAGCAACGGCCAGGCGCTGTGGGCGCACTGCTCGACCAAGCTGCACTACATCGTGCGCCAGCACCCGTTTCGCGCGGCGCGCCTGCAAGACGAGGACATGAGCGTCGACTTCGCCGATGTGACCACGCCGCACGACCGCGTGGCGGTCGTCGTGACGGAGCCGCTCACCGCCGACGAGACCTGGCAGCCGTTTGCGCCGGGCGAGCTGAAGGTGTTCGTGGACGGCGCGCCAGTGGCGGTGTGA
- a CDS encoding NAD(P)/FAD-dependent oxidoreductase: MNLNLAQLPERCEVLVVGAGPAGSAAATALARAGKDVVLIDQRSFPREKVCGDALIPDAHTALARLGVLDEVMARAQRATHVGCIAPRGGRVDVPGRLAVLPRRELDDIVCRNAVRAGARMFAPVHFDAPLTDTAGRVCGARLSHGDETRELYADWVVLATGAVPQALLAAGVCERQGPAAVALRAYVKNTALAERIRMLEVVWHRQLRPGYGWIFPCADGVFNIGVGVFGHAKEDVNLKRLFEGFCEFYAPARELMAGGELLGPLKGAPLRCTLDGARYSRPGLLVTGEAAGSTYAFTGEGIGKALETGLLAAEVLATKRPDAEVRSAYDSHLRALRPRFQLYERANRVNAHPWLVDLLIWRARKSERLVRRMAGVLDETSNPAQLLSAKGMFRLFTE; the protein is encoded by the coding sequence ATGAACCTGAACCTGGCCCAGCTGCCCGAGCGCTGCGAGGTGCTGGTGGTGGGCGCCGGCCCGGCCGGCAGTGCCGCCGCCACCGCGCTTGCACGCGCCGGCAAAGACGTGGTGTTGATCGACCAGCGCAGCTTCCCGCGCGAGAAGGTGTGCGGCGATGCGCTGATCCCCGACGCACACACCGCGCTGGCGCGTCTGGGTGTGCTCGACGAGGTGATGGCGCGTGCGCAGCGCGCCACCCACGTGGGCTGCATCGCGCCGCGCGGCGGCCGCGTCGACGTGCCCGGCCGCCTGGCGGTGCTGCCGCGGCGCGAGCTCGACGACATCGTCTGCCGCAACGCCGTGCGGGCCGGTGCGCGCATGTTTGCGCCGGTGCATTTCGACGCCCCGCTCACCGACACTGCCGGCCGTGTGTGCGGCGCGAGGCTCTCGCACGGCGACGAGACACGCGAGCTGTACGCCGACTGGGTGGTGCTCGCCACCGGCGCGGTGCCGCAGGCGCTGCTGGCCGCCGGGGTGTGCGAGCGCCAGGGGCCGGCCGCCGTCGCGCTGCGCGCCTATGTGAAGAACACGGCCCTGGCCGAGCGCATCCGCATGCTCGAGGTGGTGTGGCACCGCCAGCTGCGCCCGGGCTACGGCTGGATCTTCCCGTGTGCCGACGGCGTGTTCAACATCGGCGTGGGCGTCTTCGGCCACGCGAAGGAAGACGTGAACCTGAAGCGCCTCTTCGAGGGCTTCTGCGAGTTCTACGCACCCGCCCGCGAGCTGATGGCGGGCGGCGAGTTGCTCGGGCCGCTGAAGGGCGCCCCCTTGCGCTGCACGCTCGATGGTGCGCGCTACAGCCGCCCCGGCCTGCTGGTGACGGGCGAAGCCGCCGGCAGCACCTATGCCTTCACCGGCGAAGGCATCGGCAAGGCGCTCGAGACCGGCCTGCTCGCCGCCGAGGTACTCGCCACGAAACGCCCAGACGCCGAGGTGCGCAGCGCCTACGACAGCCACCTGCGTGCGCTGCGGCCACGCTTCCAGCTCTACGAGCGCGCCAACCGCGTCAACGCCCACCCCTGGCTCGTCGACCTGCTGATCTGGCGTGCCCGCAAGAGCGAGCGGCTGGTGCGGCGCATGGCAGGGGTGCTCGACGAGACGAGCAACCCGGCGCAGCTGCTGAGCGCCAAGGGCATGTTCAGGCTCTTCACGGAGTAG